The Streptomyces pratensis genomic interval ACCATGCGCGCCACCGCCGTACGCCGTACCGCCTTCGCCGCCGCCGTGGCGTCCCTGACACTGCTCGCCACAGCCTGCGGCGGCTCGGACTCCGACGCAAAGGGTGACGGCGGTTCCACGGGGGCGAAGGACGACGCCTCCGCCAAGCCCGCCACGGTCAAGGCGTTGACGTCGGCCGAGCTGGAGAAGGCGTCGCTGGAGCAGGGCGACGTCGCGGGTCACAAGGTCTCGAAGACCGGCCCCGAGGACATCGCGCAGGTCGGTGACGTCACCGTCGACAAGAAGGAGTGCGAGCCCATCGGGTTCGCGTTCTACGGAGTCAAGCGGGGCACCCCGGTCGGCAACGCCGGGCGCAAGGTCGTCGAGGAGCCGAAGAAGAACGAGTCCGCCGACCCCGCGGACGCGCTCGCCGGCATGCTCGACATGACGTCGTCGCTGGTCACGCTGGCCTCGTACGAGGGTGACGGCGCGGTGAAGAGCCTTTCCGAGCTGCGTGACTCCGCCGCCAAGTGCGCGACCGGCGGGTTCACCCTGTCCATGAAGGGCTCGAAGCAGAAGGTCACCAAGCTGACCGAGGAGAAGGTGACGGGCGGCGAGGAAGCCCTCGCCTGGCGGGTCCAGATGGGTGAGGGCGACGAGGCCACCCCCTTCAAGCTCGTGAGCTTGCGTCAGGGCGGCACGGTCGCCACCTTCTTCTCCTTCAACCTCGGCAAGACGGGCGCGGACGCCGGCTTCGAGCTGCCGACCGCAGTGGTCGACGCCCAGGTCAAGAAGCTCGGCTGACGCCGGCGCGTCGAGCGCGTCGAGGGGGCGGGGGCCGGTCGGACGGCTCCCGCCCCTTCGCCGTACGGGGGCGGGCGAGGATCACGGCGACGACGACCGTCAGCGCGCCGGCGAGCTGCGCCGGCGACAGGGTCTCGTCCAGGACCAGATAGCCGAGCACCATGGCGGCGAGCGGTGAGGCGAAACCGAGTACGGATACCGTCAGCGCCGGCAGCCGCTCCACGCCTCGGAACCACACCGCGTATGCGAGCAGGGCACCGACGAACCCCAGGTAGGCGAAGCCGGCGATGTTCCGTCCGTCGACCGCGTCGGGCAGACCCTCGCCGATCAGGGTGACGGGCAGCAGGAGTATCCCGCCGAAGCTCAACTGCCAGCCCGTGAACGTCAGGAGGCCCACCCCGGGCGGCCGCCCCCAGCGCTTGGTCAGCACGATGCCGCTCGCCATGCTCACCGCGCCCAGGAGCCCCGCGCCGACTCCCACCGTGTCCAGTTCCGCGCTGGGCGTGAGGGCCAGCAGGGCGACACCGGCGAGCCCGAGGGCGCAGGCCGCGGCGTACGTCGCCGTGATGCGTTCCTTCAGGAGCAGCGCGGACAGGACGAGCACGATGGTCGGCTGCACGGCCATCACCAGGGCGGCCACACCGCCGGGCAGGTGGTAGGCGGCGACGAAGAGCAGGTAGAGGAAGGCGCCGATGTTCAGCGTGCCGAGCACGGCGGCCCGCCACCACCAGTGGCCACGCGGCAGGGTCCGGCCGATGGCGAGCAGGATCAGGCCGGCAGGCAGGGCACGGACGGTGGCGGCGAGCAAGGGGCGGCCGGGCGGCAGGAATTCGGTGGTGACGAGATAGGTGGAGCCCCAGACCAGCGGGGCGAGGGCGGTGATCGCGGAGTCGACGGCGATCCGGTCGGTCTTCACCGTGTACCGCCTTCCCCTGCGCCGTAGCGGCCGGTGAAGGCCTGGCGCGCCCGAGGGCGCCTGCCCGGGTGCGTCCGGGTCTCCGCCGGTCTGCCCACCGGCAGCAGCATCGCTATGTGCAGGTCGTCGCGGTCCTCTATGCCGATGGCCCGCTTCACCTGTTGCTCGTCCCAGCCGTTCATCGGGGACGTGGCCAGCCCCACGGAGGTGGCGGCGAGCATCGCGTAGGTCGCGGCGATCACCGCGTCCTTGACGGCGTACTCCCTGAGCAGCCCGCGCTGTTCGAGATCCTGCTGGAAGACCAGGGTGGCCTCTGAGAAGCCGCTGACGAACCGCTCGTTCCACGCGCCGCTGCGCAGGGCATGGTCGTAGATGTCGCTCAGGTCCTCGCGCCATGCCTGGCTCGCCGCCACGAACACCAGGGTGAGGGGGGCTTCCTGGGGGTGCGGCTGACCTTCGGTGGCGCGGGTGAGGGCCGCCCGTCCCTCGTCGTCCGAGACGACCACGACGGAACGCGCCTGCACGTTCCAGCTGGAGGGCGCCTCCAGCGCCAGGTCCAGAAGCTCGGACAGCTGTCCGTCCGGGACCGGGTCGGGCAGGTAGTGGCGGATGCTGCGGCGCTCACGGATCGCCTGCGGCACCGTGAGGGAGCTCGTGTCCTGCGTCATGGCTGGACCGTAGCGCTTTTGCTTAGCGCTAAGCAACCTAATAGCTCAACGCTAAGGTAAAGATAGGATGGCCCCATGAGCGACCATGTGGACCGCGTGCTGGCGCAGTGGGCGGAGCAGTACCCCGGGCTGGACTCCTCCTCGATGGCGGTGATCGGGCGCATCAAGCGGCTGGCCCGGATCGTCGAGGCGGAACAGCGCGCCGTCTTCGGCGCGCACGACCTCGACGCGGCGGCGTTCGACGTCCTGGCCACACTGCGGCGCAGTCCGGCGCCCCACCGGCTGACCCCCGCGGAACTGATGCGGTCCGCCATGGTGACCTCCGGCGCGATCACCCAGCGGCTGGACCGGCTGGAGGAGCGGGAACTCGTCATGCGCACACGCCGGCCCGAGGACGGCCGCAGCGTGCACGTCTCCCTCACCCAGACGGGACGGGAACTGATCGACCGGGTGCTGGTGGACCACGTGGCCAACCAGAACCGCCTGCTGTCGGGCATCACCGACGAGGAGCGCGACCGGGTCGCGGACAGCCTGCGCGGGCTGCTGGAGTCGCTCGGAGACACCGACCGTCAGGTCAGGCTGGGGTGAAGGAGCTGCTGAGGGCAGCGGCACGAGCTGCTCAGGGCTTGCGGCACGTGCTGCTCAGGGCAGCGGCACGAGCCTGACCACGGTGACCGTCAGCACGGACCCGGAGACGTAGTAGAGGACGATCGCCCCGTACACCGTCGCCTCGCGCCGGTCGCGTTCACGCTTCACCGCGGTCGAGGCGTGTCCGTACGGGTCCAGGCCCAAGGTGCGTGCCATCTCGTCCCGGAACGAGTCGCTGTCGCGCATCTTGGCCAGGGTGTCGTCGGCGGGCGGTGCGTAGGAGATGCGGAAACTCAAGCGACGTTCCGCCTCTCGGCCTCGTCCTGCGCCAGCCGGTCCAGGATCTGCTCGGCCTCGGGATCGGGCACCGATTCGAGCATCCAGTGCCGCATGACGGCCTGGATCTCGTGGACCCCGGCCTCGTTGATCGCGTGGTCGAACTCCTCGCGTCTCTCCTCGGGCAGGGCGGCACGGATCGCCGGAATGCTGTTGGGTACCTCGACCTCGGCGCCGCCGACGAAGGTCTTCAGAGACTCGCCCATGATCGCTTTCCCCGATCTCCTTGCTGTCCGCGCCCTGCGTGCCCGTACCGCCGGGGGTGCGTACCTGGGTAACACGCAGGTGTGGGGGTCACGTTAGCGGGTGCCCGCCCGGACGGGGGGCCTACTCCCGGCTCGGCTGCTCGCCCTACTCCCTGCCCGGCCTGCTCTGCGTGCTCTGCGTGCTCTGCGTGCTCAGCCGGGCGAGGCACACGTCGAGCTGCGCGACCGGCCCCGGCAGGGGTGAGCTCAGGTCCCACCAACGGATCGCGGCGGTCTCGTCGTTGGGCTGGAAGGTGCGCAGGCTGCGCGCGCCGCCGGTGAACAGGGCTCCGTACTCCCGCCGTCGTTCCGGCGCCAGCACGAACCGCGCACGGCCGACGAAGAGCAACGGGCCTTCAACCTCGTGCCCGGTCTCCTCGAACAGCTCGCGTGCGGCCGCCTGGCGAGTGCTCTCCCCGGGCTCGATCCCTCCGCCGGGAAGCTCCCAGGTGCCCCGACAGCGGTCCTGGACCATGAGGACCCTGCCCCTGTGC includes:
- a CDS encoding EamA family transporter, with the translated sequence MKTDRIAVDSAITALAPLVWGSTYLVTTEFLPPGRPLLAATVRALPAGLILLAIGRTLPRGHWWWRAAVLGTLNIGAFLYLLFVAAYHLPGGVAALVMAVQPTIVLVLSALLLKERITATYAAACALGLAGVALLALTPSAELDTVGVGAGLLGAVSMASGIVLTKRWGRPPGVGLLTFTGWQLSFGGILLLPVTLIGEGLPDAVDGRNIAGFAYLGFVGALLAYAVWFRGVERLPALTVSVLGFASPLAAMVLGYLVLDETLSPAQLAGALTVVVAVILARPRTAKGREPSDRPPPPRRARRAGVSRAS
- a CDS encoding nitroreductase family protein, translating into MTQDTSSLTVPQAIRERRSIRHYLPDPVPDGQLSELLDLALEAPSSWNVQARSVVVVSDDEGRAALTRATEGQPHPQEAPLTLVFVAASQAWREDLSDIYDHALRSGAWNERFVSGFSEATLVFQQDLEQRGLLREYAVKDAVIAATYAMLAATSVGLATSPMNGWDEQQVKRAIGIEDRDDLHIAMLLPVGRPAETRTHPGRRPRARQAFTGRYGAGEGGTR
- a CDS encoding MarR family winged helix-turn-helix transcriptional regulator, encoding MSDHVDRVLAQWAEQYPGLDSSSMAVIGRIKRLARIVEAEQRAVFGAHDLDAAAFDVLATLRRSPAPHRLTPAELMRSAMVTSGAITQRLDRLEERELVMRTRRPEDGRSVHVSLTQTGRELIDRVLVDHVANQNRLLSGITDEERDRVADSLRGLLESLGDTDRQVRLG
- a CDS encoding NUDIX domain-containing protein, which encodes MTWNPAEPLAVDSRGNLLVSFEPGGEDSLPSDAPTSLALTVLRHRGRVLMVQDRCRGTWELPGGGIEPGESTRQAAARELFEETGHEVEGPLLFVGRARFVLAPERRREYGALFTGGARSLRTFQPNDETAAIRWWDLSSPLPGPVAQLDVCLARLSTQSTQSTQSRPGRE